One genomic region from Arthrobacter sp. FB24 encodes:
- a CDS encoding HNH endonuclease signature motif containing protein, which translates to MESSAAVETMEAVEASIAVLAACVGRGAGNPGSTGDDPLREQADACLDGLAAAARVEAGMAALKVHLAAGYARAARAMAPPALSPQEHTVQDMAVTAEVACVLTVSERTAGALLAEAHALTTTLPLTLSALQSGSISWQHARVMVDETDNLDEAGAAGLEAHFLDPDAPSAARGCPVGGLVPARFRAKARTWRERHHPVSIEKRHSRSAADRRVQYTPDRDGMAWLSAYLPASQAAGVWDRITTAARSLQGADEARTLTQLRADVAATWLLTSGLETAANSAAGELPSPAAQVLITVPALSLLGLTEEPAMLDGYGPVPPSMGRALVAEGASSFLRVLTDPRDGAPLEIGRTSYRIPKALRQWLRLRDGKCPFPGCNNQSLDNDADHLLAWDEGGPTGISNLGQPCRKHHRLKHGTAWTPAGAGTHEPPGWTSPMGRHYASEQPDWEPPLWLAEILAMATSRDPGDPDPGRPDPGTLEPGALCSGMPDYLDEPPPEVDLTDHLLAEDPFKDWELFLAYDSCAAAQESAAPGSAAWESAAGLLCLEERWAMDSYAAP; encoded by the coding sequence ATGGAAAGCAGTGCAGCTGTGGAGACGATGGAGGCCGTTGAGGCATCCATCGCTGTGCTGGCCGCTTGTGTCGGCCGCGGGGCGGGCAACCCGGGCTCCACCGGTGACGACCCCCTTCGGGAGCAGGCGGATGCGTGCCTGGACGGGCTGGCTGCGGCGGCGCGGGTGGAAGCCGGGATGGCAGCCCTGAAAGTGCACCTCGCTGCTGGATACGCCCGTGCTGCCAGAGCCATGGCGCCGCCCGCCCTGTCCCCGCAGGAACACACCGTGCAGGACATGGCCGTGACCGCTGAGGTGGCGTGTGTCCTGACCGTCAGCGAACGCACCGCCGGTGCCCTCCTGGCGGAAGCCCATGCACTAACCACCACGCTGCCGCTGACGTTGTCCGCGCTGCAGTCCGGCAGCATTTCCTGGCAGCATGCCCGGGTGATGGTGGACGAAACCGACAACCTCGACGAAGCGGGGGCTGCCGGACTAGAGGCACACTTCCTGGACCCGGATGCGCCTTCCGCTGCGCGCGGCTGTCCTGTCGGCGGCCTAGTCCCGGCCCGGTTCCGGGCGAAGGCCCGTACGTGGCGGGAACGGCACCACCCGGTCAGCATCGAAAAACGCCATAGTCGCAGCGCCGCCGACCGCCGGGTGCAATACACGCCGGATCGCGACGGCATGGCCTGGCTCTCCGCGTACCTGCCCGCCAGCCAGGCAGCGGGCGTCTGGGACCGCATCACCACAGCTGCAAGATCCCTCCAGGGAGCTGACGAGGCCAGGACCCTTACCCAGCTCCGCGCCGACGTCGCCGCGACCTGGCTCCTCACTTCAGGCCTCGAAACTGCAGCCAACTCAGCGGCTGGAGAGTTGCCTTCCCCTGCAGCGCAGGTTCTCATTACCGTTCCAGCGCTTTCGCTGCTGGGACTGACCGAGGAACCTGCCATGCTGGATGGGTACGGGCCGGTCCCGCCGTCCATGGGGCGAGCCCTGGTCGCCGAAGGGGCTTCGTCGTTCCTGAGGGTGCTGACTGACCCCCGTGATGGTGCGCCGTTGGAGATCGGCCGGACGAGCTACCGCATCCCCAAAGCGCTGCGGCAGTGGCTGCGGCTGCGGGACGGGAAATGTCCGTTCCCCGGCTGTAACAACCAGTCACTGGACAATGATGCAGACCACCTCCTCGCCTGGGATGAAGGCGGGCCCACGGGGATCAGCAACCTCGGCCAACCGTGCCGCAAACACCACCGACTCAAACACGGCACTGCGTGGACACCCGCCGGCGCCGGAACCCATGAACCGCCCGGCTGGACTTCACCCATGGGCCGCCACTACGCCAGCGAACAACCAGACTGGGAACCACCCCTCTGGCTAGCCGAGATCCTGGCCATGGCCACCAGTCGTGATCCAGGCGACCCCGACCCGGGCAGACCCGACCCGGGCACATTGGAGCCGGGCGCGCTGTGTTCAGGCATGCCCGACTACTTGGACGAACCGCCACCCGAAGTCGATCTGACGGACCATCTGCTAGCCGAGGACCCTTTCAAGGACTGGGAGCTCTTCCTGGCCTACGACTCCTGCGCGGCTGCACAGGAGAGTGCCGCACCGGGGAGTGCTGCATGGGAGAGTGCGGCCGGTCTCCTTTGTCTTGAAGAGCGTTGGGCGATGGACTCATATGCGGCGCCCTAG
- a CDS encoding SDR family oxidoreductase, which translates to MTKPLAGKVALVAGATRGAGRGTAVALGETGATVYCTGRSAGGRRSDYNRPETLEETAVQVNAAGGVGIPVAVDHLDPAAVQSLVQRIDDEHGRLDILVNDIWGGEKLIEWDAPVWAHHLNSGLLMLHTAVDTHLITSHFALPLLIRNPGGLVVEMTDGTREYNAGHYRVSTFYDLAKNAVLRLAFSQAEELKQFGCTAVALTPGWMRSEMMLEHFGVTEENWRDAAAVQPHFAAISESPRFVGRAVAALAADPNVHGRTGGSFSSGGLALEYGFTDIDGSRPDCWRYLVEVQEAGRPADASGYR; encoded by the coding sequence ATGACCAAACCGCTGGCAGGAAAAGTCGCGCTGGTGGCCGGGGCCACGCGGGGCGCCGGTCGGGGCACCGCCGTCGCCCTCGGCGAAACGGGCGCCACCGTGTACTGCACCGGACGCAGCGCCGGAGGCCGCAGGTCCGACTACAACCGGCCGGAGACCCTCGAGGAAACGGCCGTGCAGGTCAATGCCGCCGGAGGAGTCGGCATTCCCGTAGCGGTGGATCACCTGGACCCGGCGGCCGTACAGTCGCTCGTGCAGCGTATCGATGACGAACACGGACGCCTGGACATTCTGGTCAACGACATCTGGGGCGGGGAAAAACTCATCGAATGGGACGCTCCGGTGTGGGCCCACCACCTGAATTCCGGCCTGCTGATGCTGCACACTGCCGTCGATACGCACCTGATCACCAGCCATTTCGCGCTCCCGCTGCTCATCCGGAACCCCGGCGGCCTGGTGGTGGAAATGACCGACGGCACCCGCGAGTACAACGCCGGGCACTACCGGGTGTCGACGTTCTACGACCTCGCCAAGAACGCGGTGCTGCGGCTCGCTTTCAGCCAGGCGGAGGAACTCAAGCAGTTCGGCTGCACCGCCGTGGCCCTCACGCCGGGCTGGATGCGCTCCGAAATGATGCTGGAGCACTTCGGCGTCACCGAAGAGAACTGGCGGGATGCTGCGGCCGTCCAGCCCCATTTCGCCGCTATCTCCGAAAGCCCGCGCTTTGTGGGCCGCGCCGTTGCGGCGTTGGCGGCGGACCCGAACGTGCATGGTCGCACCGGTGGCTCGTTCTCGTCCGGAGGCCTGGCGCTGGAGTACGGCTTCACCGATATCGACGGTTCACGGCCGGACTGCTGGCGCTATCTGGTTGAGGTCCAGGAAGCGGGGCGCCCGGCGGACGCCAGCGGCTACCGCTGA
- a CDS encoding IclR family transcriptional regulator — protein sequence MADGEAPARTAAKAPAKVSSKVPAAENTLRILKLLASKRGPMAASNIATALGLPRSSVYHLLGVMEANGFVMHLHEEQRYGLGISAFELSSAYSRQEPLSRIGRPMLASLVDVVGESAHLAVLHGRDVLYIVEERAKNRPSLVTDVGVRLPSHLTASGRAILAALPKSQVRALYPNAAAFTARHDVEGAIMKYSALSSHLDQVRQRGYATEHGEVTPGFGSIAAAVTDHVGWPTAAVAVTFLEDKLPADQWPALAARVRKVADELSVRIHGRPAS from the coding sequence ATGGCGGACGGCGAAGCGCCCGCACGGACAGCGGCAAAGGCGCCCGCGAAGGTGTCGTCGAAAGTCCCGGCGGCGGAAAATACTTTGCGTATTCTCAAACTCCTGGCCTCCAAGCGCGGGCCGATGGCGGCGTCGAACATAGCCACGGCCCTGGGGTTGCCGCGCTCAAGCGTCTACCACCTGCTCGGCGTCATGGAGGCCAACGGCTTCGTGATGCACCTGCATGAGGAACAGCGGTACGGGCTGGGCATCAGCGCCTTCGAACTCAGCTCCGCGTATTCGCGGCAGGAGCCGCTGTCCCGGATCGGCCGGCCGATGCTCGCCTCGCTGGTGGACGTGGTGGGGGAAAGCGCTCACCTGGCAGTGCTGCACGGCCGCGATGTGCTGTACATCGTGGAGGAACGCGCCAAGAACAGGCCGTCCCTGGTGACCGACGTCGGCGTCAGGCTGCCCAGCCACCTCACGGCCAGCGGGCGGGCCATCCTCGCGGCACTGCCCAAGTCGCAGGTCCGTGCGCTGTACCCGAATGCCGCCGCCTTCACGGCCCGGCACGACGTGGAGGGCGCCATCATGAAGTATTCGGCGCTTTCCTCGCACCTGGATCAGGTCAGGCAGCGCGGCTATGCCACCGAACACGGCGAGGTTACGCCAGGGTTCGGCTCGATTGCCGCCGCAGTCACGGACCACGTGGGATGGCCGACGGCGGCAGTCGCCGTCACGTTCCTCGAGGACAAACTGCCGGCGGACCAATGGCCGGCCCTCGCTGCCCGCGTCCGGAAAGTGGCGGACGAACTCTCCGTCCGCATCCACGGCCGCCCCGCGAGCTAG
- the hutU gene encoding urocanate hydratase — protein sequence MAPADFTTGARPVKAARGTELTAKSWQTEAPLRMLMNNLDPEVAERPDDLVVYGGTGRAVRSWAAFDAITRTLETMEKDETLLVQSGKPVGVFRTNEWAPRVLLANSNLVGDWANWPEFRRLEAEGLMMYGQMTAGSWIYIGTQGILQGTFETFAAIARKLTGDENGTLAGTLTLTGGCGGMGGAQPLAVTLNEGACLIVDVDETRLRRRAGKRYLDEVETDLDAAIAKVLKAKEERRGWSVGYVGNAAEVFPEILRRHNAGELTVDIVTDQTSAHDPLSYLPEGITVEEWHREAAADPEGFTKKAQASMAKHVQAMVEFQDAGAEVFDYGNSIRDEARKGGYNRAFEFPGFVPAYIRPLFCEGLGPFRWVALSGDPEDIRVTDEAIKELFPENKHLHRWIDAAQERVEFEGLPARICWLGYGERAKAGLLFNQLVKEGKVKAPIVIGRDHLDSGSVASPYRETEAMADGSDAIADWPLLNALLNTASGATWVSIHHGGGVGIGRSIHAGQVSVADGTDLAAEKLERLLTNDPGMGVIRHADAGYDRAVEVAKERGVRIPMNEK from the coding sequence ATGGCACCCGCCGATTTCACCACCGGTGCCCGCCCGGTCAAAGCAGCCCGCGGCACCGAGCTCACCGCCAAGAGCTGGCAGACGGAAGCCCCGCTGCGCATGCTCATGAACAACCTGGACCCTGAGGTGGCCGAGCGCCCTGACGACCTGGTGGTCTACGGCGGCACCGGCCGCGCGGTCCGCAGCTGGGCCGCGTTCGACGCCATCACCCGCACCCTGGAAACCATGGAAAAGGACGAGACCCTGCTGGTTCAGTCCGGCAAGCCGGTAGGTGTCTTCCGCACCAACGAATGGGCGCCGCGCGTGCTCCTGGCCAACTCTAACCTCGTCGGCGACTGGGCCAACTGGCCCGAATTCCGCCGCCTCGAGGCCGAGGGCCTCATGATGTACGGCCAGATGACCGCCGGCTCCTGGATCTACATCGGCACCCAGGGCATCCTGCAGGGCACCTTTGAAACCTTCGCCGCGATCGCCCGCAAACTCACAGGGGACGAGAACGGCACCCTCGCCGGCACGCTGACCCTCACGGGCGGCTGCGGCGGCATGGGCGGCGCCCAGCCCCTCGCCGTCACCCTGAACGAGGGCGCCTGCCTGATTGTCGACGTCGATGAGACCCGCCTGCGCCGCCGCGCCGGCAAACGCTACCTTGACGAGGTGGAAACGGACCTCGACGCCGCGATCGCCAAGGTGCTCAAGGCCAAGGAAGAGCGCCGCGGCTGGTCCGTGGGCTACGTCGGCAACGCGGCCGAGGTCTTCCCGGAGATCCTGCGCCGCCACAACGCCGGCGAGCTCACCGTGGACATCGTCACGGACCAGACCTCCGCGCACGATCCGCTGAGCTACCTGCCCGAAGGCATCACGGTGGAGGAATGGCACCGCGAGGCCGCGGCCGACCCCGAAGGCTTCACCAAGAAGGCCCAGGCCTCGATGGCCAAGCACGTCCAGGCCATGGTGGAGTTCCAGGATGCCGGCGCCGAGGTCTTCGACTACGGCAACTCCATCCGCGACGAGGCCCGCAAGGGCGGCTACAACCGCGCCTTCGAATTCCCCGGCTTCGTCCCGGCCTACATCCGTCCGTTGTTCTGCGAAGGACTTGGCCCGTTCCGCTGGGTGGCCCTCTCCGGTGACCCCGAAGATATCCGCGTCACCGATGAGGCCATCAAGGAACTGTTCCCGGAGAACAAGCACCTGCACCGCTGGATCGACGCCGCCCAGGAGCGGGTCGAGTTCGAAGGCCTGCCGGCCCGCATCTGCTGGCTGGGCTACGGTGAACGTGCCAAGGCCGGCCTGCTGTTCAACCAGCTCGTCAAGGAAGGCAAGGTCAAGGCGCCCATCGTGATCGGCCGTGACCACCTCGACTCCGGCTCCGTCGCCTCCCCGTACCGCGAGACCGAGGCCATGGCCGACGGCTCCGACGCGATCGCCGACTGGCCGCTGCTCAACGCCCTGCTCAACACCGCCTCCGGCGCCACCTGGGTCTCCATCCACCACGGCGGCGGCGTCGGCATCGGCCGCTCCATCCACGCCGGGCAGGTCTCCGTCGCGGACGGCACCGACCTCGCCGCGGAAAAGCTCGAACGCCTGCTCACCAACGACCCCGGCATGGGCGTCATCCGCCACGCCGACGCCGGCTACGACCGCGCCGTCGAGGTCGCCAAGGAACGCGGCGTCCGCATCCCCATGAACGAAAAGTAG
- the hutH gene encoding histidine ammonia-lyase — MTLTTHEPLTVTLGSSGVTPEDVVAVARHDAKVTISQEALDTVAKVRAHIDDLAHSEVPAYGISTGFGALANRHIPNELRTQLQKSLIRSHAAGMGPAVEREVVRCIMFLRAKTLASGRTGVRPVVLQTMVDVLNAGITPVVREFGSLGCSGDLAPLSHCALVLMGEGEAEGPDGTLYGNKGQKPVAELLAEHGIEPVVLAEKEGLALVNGTEGMLGMLLMAIADIRQLLTTADITAALSVEALLGTDQVFLPELHAALRPHPGQAASADNMLRVLSNSPIVASHRINDTKVQDAYSLRCAPQVAGAVRDTVDHAALVASRELAAAIDNPVVLPDGRVSSNGNFHGAPVAYVLDFLAITVADLSSIAERRTDRMLDPARSHGLPAFLAADPGVDSGLMIAQYTQAGLVSDNKRLAVPASVDSIPSSAMQEDHVSMGWHAARKLRKAVENLRRVLAIELVTSARAIDMRTQLSGGKLTPGPAGTAVIAALRNVVGGPGTDRFLSPELEAADRLVASGEVRAAAESAVGILA, encoded by the coding sequence ATGACTCTCACCACCCACGAACCGCTGACCGTCACCCTCGGCTCCAGCGGCGTCACCCCCGAGGACGTCGTCGCGGTCGCCCGCCACGACGCCAAGGTGACCATCTCCCAGGAAGCCCTCGACACGGTAGCCAAGGTCCGCGCCCACATCGACGACCTCGCCCACAGCGAGGTCCCGGCCTACGGCATCTCCACCGGTTTCGGCGCGCTGGCCAACCGGCACATCCCCAACGAACTGCGCACCCAGCTGCAGAAGTCGCTGATCCGCAGCCACGCCGCCGGCATGGGGCCGGCCGTGGAACGCGAGGTGGTCCGGTGCATCATGTTCCTGCGGGCCAAGACCCTCGCCTCCGGCCGGACAGGGGTCCGCCCCGTGGTGCTGCAGACCATGGTGGACGTGCTCAACGCCGGCATCACCCCGGTGGTCCGCGAGTTCGGCTCGCTCGGCTGCTCAGGAGACCTCGCGCCGCTGTCCCACTGCGCCCTGGTCCTCATGGGCGAAGGCGAAGCAGAAGGTCCGGACGGCACGCTGTACGGGAACAAGGGTCAAAAGCCTGTCGCCGAACTACTGGCCGAGCACGGGATCGAACCCGTCGTCCTCGCCGAGAAGGAAGGGCTGGCTCTGGTCAACGGCACCGAAGGCATGCTGGGCATGCTGCTGATGGCCATCGCGGACATCCGCCAGCTGCTCACGACGGCGGACATCACCGCCGCGCTCAGCGTCGAGGCGCTGCTCGGCACCGACCAGGTGTTCCTGCCCGAACTGCACGCGGCGCTCCGCCCGCACCCGGGCCAGGCTGCGTCCGCGGACAACATGCTGCGTGTGCTTTCCAACTCGCCGATCGTGGCATCGCACCGGATCAACGACACCAAGGTCCAGGATGCCTACTCGCTGCGCTGCGCACCCCAAGTGGCCGGCGCCGTCCGCGACACCGTGGACCATGCAGCACTGGTCGCCTCGCGCGAACTCGCCGCCGCCATCGACAATCCCGTTGTCCTGCCGGACGGCCGCGTGAGTTCCAACGGCAATTTCCACGGCGCCCCTGTGGCCTACGTTTTGGATTTCCTGGCAATTACCGTGGCGGATTTGAGTTCCATTGCCGAACGCCGGACCGACCGCATGCTGGACCCGGCGCGTTCACACGGCTTGCCGGCCTTCCTGGCTGCGGACCCCGGCGTCGACTCCGGCCTGATGATCGCGCAGTACACACAGGCCGGGCTGGTCTCGGACAACAAGCGGCTCGCGGTCCCGGCGTCGGTGGACTCCATCCCCAGCTCGGCCATGCAGGAAGACCACGTGTCCATGGGCTGGCATGCTGCCCGGAAACTCCGCAAAGCCGTGGAGAACCTGCGCCGCGTCCTGGCTATCGAGCTGGTCACTTCGGCGCGGGCCATTGACATGCGGACGCAGCTATCCGGGGGAAAACTGACCCCGGGGCCGGCCGGAACCGCGGTCATTGCGGCGCTCCGCAACGTGGTGGGAGGGCCGGGAACGGACAGGTTCCTGTCGCCGGAACTGGAGGCCGCGGACCGGCTCGTCGCCTCCGGCGAGGTACGCGCGGCAGCCGAATCCGCCGTCGGAATTCTGGCGTAA